From Nicotiana tabacum cultivar K326 chromosome 20, ASM71507v2, whole genome shotgun sequence, one genomic window encodes:
- the LOC142174574 gene encoding uncharacterized protein LOC142174574 — protein sequence MKPPVFTGSKKDEDPQNFIDEVQKIFRVMHATDTEAVELVAYQLKDVANMWYETWEESLGEDADPATWKDFADAFLEHFLPIEVLEAKALEFERLRQNDMSMNEYYLKFVSLAKYAPEMVREMRVRVRRFVLGILDELFADANIAAQNNDMTITKMVAFVQGNEDRLKEEERLRREKEREFSKRAKSAGNFNHGGFQAGGNRQFFKKSKSGPALSSASAPVPRSKFNKKNQNFKIVDSQSQASVGYKVPSYPICNMCGKRHPGLCRLGTNGCFGCGQQGHFLRDCPSAKQNNGGNAAQSTNSAAHHNSQAQQGRSATKSNDACGGRNRLYALADRQDTEARGDVVTGTLTIFTFDVYALIDPGSTLSYVTPYIAKKFGIEPEKLCEPFEVSTPVGESVIARYIYKGCPVKVRHRLTVADLVELEMLDFDVIMGMDWLESCYAKVGCRTKIVSFEFCEPVLEWKGDAVAPRGRFISYLKARKMISKGYIYHLVRVKDADAQIPTLQSIPIVNEFPGVFPEDLPGIPPDREIDFGIDLLPGTKQISIPPYRMAPEELKELKVQLKDLLDKGFIRPSVSPWGAPVLSQESPVHLQSKRIKSTSEKVARIT from the exons ATGAAACCTCCCGTCTTTACAGGGTCTAAAAAGGATGAGGATCCGCAAAACTTCATTGATGAGGTTCAGAAGATATTTCGAGTGATGCATGCTACAGACACTGAGGCAGTAGAGCTTGTTGCGTACCAGCTGAAGGATGTTGCCAACATGTGGTATGAAACATGGGAAGAGTCCCTAGGGGAGGATGCAGATCCTGCGACTTGGAAGGATTTTGCAGATGCGTTCCTTGAGCACTTTCTACCCATTGAGGTCTTGGAAGCTAAGGCTTTGGAGTTTGAGAGACTCAGACAGAATGATATGAGTATGAATGAGTACTACCTCAAGTTCGTCTCTCTAGCCAAGTATGCTCCAGAAATGGTACGTGAAATGAGGGTCAGAGTTAGGCGGTTTGTGTTGGGGATCTTAGATGAATTGTTTGCTGATGCTAATATAGCTGCTCAGAATAATGACATGACCATCACTAAGATGGTTGCCTTTGTTCAAGGGAACGAAGACAGGTTGAAGGAAGAAGAGCGGCTACGGAGAGAGAAGGAGAGGGAATTCAGCAAGAGAGCTAAGTCTGCAGGAAATTTCAACCATGGGGGATTTCAAGCAGGAGGCAATCGCCAGTTtttcaagaaatcaaaatcagGACCTGCTCTATCTTCAGCTAGTGCACCGGTTCCGAGGTCGAAGTTTAACAAGAAAAATCAGAATTTCAAAATAGTAGACTCGCAGTCACAGGCTAGTGTGGGCTACAAAGTCCCTAGTTACCCTATTTGCAATATGTGTGGTAAGAGGCACCCAGGGTTGTGTCGTTTGGGCACAAATGGTTGCTTTGGGTGCGGTCAGCAGGGCCACTTCTTGAGGGATTGTCCATCGGCAAAACAGAACAATGGAGGCAATGCAGCTCAGTCCACTAATTCAGCAGCCCATCATAACTCTCAGGCCCAACAAGGGCGCAGTGCAACAAAGTCTAATGATGCATGCGGTGGTCGAAACCGCTTGTATGCACTGGCAGACCGTCAGGATACAGAGGCTCGtggagatgttgtcacaggtacgCTAACAATATTCACTTTTGATGTCTATGCTCTTATAGATCCAGGATCCACCCTATCTTATGTAACCCCATATATTGCAAagaaatttgggatagaaccagaaaagTTGTGTGAACCCTTTGAAGTGTCCACTCCAGTTGGAGAATCAGTTATAGCAAGGTATATCTATAAGGGATGTCCAGTTAAAGTGCGTCATCGTCTTACTGTAGCAGACTTAGTAGAATTGGAGATGTTAGACTTCGATGTGatcatgggcatggattggttagagTCATGTTATGCCAAAGTTGGTTGTAGAACCAAAATAGTAAGTTTTGAGTTTTGTGAACCAGTCTTAGAATGGAAGGGTGATGCAGTAGCACCtaggggtaggtttatttcctatcttaaagcAAGAAAGATGATCTCCAAGGGATATATCTATCACCTGGTTCGAGTTAAGGATGCAGATGCTCAGATCCCTACTCTCCAGTCGATACCAATTGTAAATGAGTTTCCAGGAGTGTTTCCCGAAGATCTCCCTGGAATTCCTCCCGATAGagagattgactttggaattgatcTACTTCCAGGCACTAAGCAAATATCCATTCCGCCTTACAGAATGGCCCCagaagagttgaaagagttaaaagtCCAGTTGAAGGACCTGCTAGATAAGGGATTTATAAGGccaagtgtctcaccttggggcgcaccagtCTT atcacaagagtctccagtacatcttcaatcAAAGAGAATTAAATCTACGTCAGAGAAGGTGGCTCGaattacttaa